A part of Spiribacter vilamensis genomic DNA contains:
- the mlaE gene encoding lipid asymmetry maintenance ABC transporter permease subunit MlaE codes for MIGVFQRLGATSFETAATLGRAVLFLLRVLGGIGTLLRRPRLLVHEIYSVGVLTLVIIVVSGLFVGMVLALQGYYTLVDFGAEQSLGVLVALSLTRELGPVVTALLFAGRAGSALTAEIGLMKATEQLAGMEMMAVDPEHRVVAPRLFAAVLSLPVLTVIFNVLGIFGAWLVSVNLLGVDGGSFWSQMQSQVSFSDDILNGLIKSGLFGVAAGWIAVFNGYDCLPTSHGVSRATTRTVVVTSLVVLALDFVLTALMFD; via the coding sequence ATGATCGGCGTGTTTCAGCGCCTGGGGGCAACCAGCTTCGAAACCGCCGCGACGCTGGGTCGGGCGGTGCTTTTCCTGCTGCGCGTACTGGGCGGGATCGGCACTCTGCTCCGGCGCCCGCGGCTGCTTGTCCACGAGATCTACTCGGTGGGCGTCCTGACGCTGGTCATCATCGTGGTCTCGGGGCTTTTCGTAGGAATGGTGCTGGCGCTGCAGGGCTACTACACCCTCGTCGATTTCGGTGCCGAGCAGTCACTCGGCGTGCTGGTCGCGCTCTCGCTGACCCGTGAGCTGGGCCCGGTTGTTACGGCGCTGCTGTTCGCAGGTCGTGCGGGTTCCGCGCTCACCGCCGAGATCGGGCTGATGAAAGCGACCGAGCAGCTCGCCGGTATGGAGATGATGGCGGTGGACCCGGAACATCGGGTGGTCGCCCCGAGGCTGTTCGCAGCGGTGCTGTCGTTGCCGGTGCTCACGGTCATCTTCAACGTGCTGGGCATTTTTGGCGCCTGGCTCGTCAGCGTGAACCTGCTCGGCGTGGATGGCGGATCGTTCTGGTCGCAGATGCAGTCCCAGGTCAGCTTTTCCGACGATATTCTCAATGGCTTGATCAAGAGTGGTCTATTCGGTGTGGCGGCCGGCTGGATCGCGGTTTTCAACGGGTATGACTGTCTGCCCACTTCCCATGGCGTGAGCCGGGCAACCACGCGGACGGTGGTGGTGACATCACTTGTCGTACTGGCTCTGGATTTCGTGCTCACGGCCCTGATGTTCGACTGA
- the mlaD gene encoding outer membrane lipid asymmetry maintenance protein MlaD: MEIAVGVFVAAGLAALFVLAMQVSNITAFQRTEGYTVDAYFQNVGGLRERAPVSLSGVQVGRVSAITLDPDRFEARVELTIRSEFDNLPSDTAARVRTSGLLGEQYVSLEPGGMPDSLSDGDDITLTQSALVLEEIVGQFLYDQSSGSDE; the protein is encoded by the coding sequence ATGGAGATTGCCGTCGGGGTGTTCGTGGCCGCGGGCCTCGCGGCCCTGTTCGTGCTGGCGATGCAGGTGAGCAATATCACTGCATTCCAGCGAACCGAGGGCTATACCGTTGATGCTTATTTCCAGAACGTCGGTGGGCTGCGCGAGCGGGCGCCGGTGAGCCTCAGTGGCGTGCAGGTGGGGCGGGTCAGTGCCATTACGCTTGACCCCGATCGCTTCGAGGCACGTGTCGAGCTGACCATCCGATCGGAATTCGACAATCTGCCGAGCGATACGGCGGCACGCGTACGAACGTCCGGTTTGCTGGGCGAGCAATACGTCTCGCTCGAGCCGGGTGGCATGCCCGATTCACTGAGTGACGGTGACGACATCACGCTGACGCAGTCTGCCCTGGTGCTCGAGGAGATCGTCGGGCAGTTTCTGTACGATCAGTCCAGCGGGAGCGATGAGTGA
- a CDS encoding STAS domain-containing protein has product MTPVQLLGTAPHDLRIEGDLTAEGVGALLETLPVDSGAHRVSLAGIDRVDSAGLALLIEWQRRLEDVQGALEIEAVPESLMRLARISSVATLLGFEAEEAGDAEQ; this is encoded by the coding sequence GTGACGCCGGTGCAGCTGCTGGGAACGGCTCCGCATGATCTGCGCATTGAAGGCGATTTGACCGCAGAGGGTGTCGGGGCCCTGCTGGAGACGCTTCCAGTCGACAGCGGGGCCCACCGTGTCAGTCTGGCGGGCATTGACCGGGTCGACAGCGCGGGGCTTGCCCTCCTGATCGAGTGGCAGCGTCGCCTGGAAGACGTGCAGGGGGCGCTGGAGATCGAGGCCGTCCCCGAATCGCTCATGCGGCTCGCGCGGATCAGTTCCGTTGCTACACTGTTGGGCTTTGAAGCCGAGGAAGCGGGAGACGCAGAGCAATGA
- a CDS encoding BolA family protein: MMEPEAIRALLQTGLNEADVEVVGDGRHFQARIVTPDFEGIPLLRRHRMVYDLLQTHIDGDVLHAISMRTLTPAQAAAEQD; this comes from the coding sequence ATGATGGAACCGGAAGCTATTCGGGCGCTGTTGCAGACGGGTTTGAATGAGGCGGATGTTGAAGTCGTCGGTGACGGGCGCCACTTCCAGGCCCGGATCGTCACGCCCGATTTCGAAGGCATCCCGCTGTTGCGTCGTCATCGCATGGTCTATGACCTGCTCCAGACGCATATCGACGGTGACGTGTTGCATGCCATCTCCATGCGGACACTGACGCCGGCGCAGGCCGCCGCCGAGCAGGACTGA
- the murA gene encoding UDP-N-acetylglucosamine 1-carboxyvinyltransferase produces the protein MERLLIRGGRPLDGDIRISGAKNAALPIMAAALLADGPSTIGNIPDLHDVTTTMELLGRMGVRLTVDERMRVEIDPTFIDNCHAPYELVKTMRASILVLGPLLARYGEAEVSLPGGCAIGTRPVNLHVEGLQAMGADISVENGYIRARCRRLRGARLVMDLVTVTGTENLMMAATLAEGRTVIENAAREPEVVDLANCLNAMGAQVSGAGSDTIVIEGVERLQGARYDVLPDRIETGTFLVAAAMTGGRVNLRNTAPHLLDAVIAKLRESGADITVGDDWVHLDMAGRRPRAVTVRTAPYPAYPTDMQAQICALNAVADGVGMVTETVFENRFMHVQEIQRMGADIRLEGHTAISNGVKRLTGAPVMATDLRASASLVLAGLVSEGDTLVDRIYHIDRGYECIEEKLAQLGADIRRMPGNSGPTHD, from the coding sequence GTGGAGCGACTGCTGATCCGCGGGGGGCGTCCCCTCGACGGTGATATCCGTATATCCGGCGCGAAGAATGCGGCACTGCCAATCATGGCGGCAGCGCTGCTGGCGGACGGCCCTTCGACGATTGGTAATATTCCTGATCTGCACGACGTCACCACCACCATGGAGCTGCTGGGGCGGATGGGTGTGCGCCTGACCGTTGACGAGCGCATGCGGGTCGAGATCGATCCGACTTTCATCGACAACTGCCACGCGCCCTACGAGCTGGTGAAGACCATGCGCGCCTCCATTCTCGTGCTCGGGCCGTTGCTCGCCCGCTATGGCGAGGCGGAGGTCTCGCTGCCGGGGGGGTGTGCGATCGGAACTCGCCCGGTCAACCTCCATGTCGAGGGGCTGCAGGCCATGGGCGCGGATATCTCGGTGGAGAATGGCTATATACGGGCCCGCTGCCGTCGGCTGAGGGGCGCGCGCCTGGTCATGGACCTGGTGACAGTCACCGGTACCGAGAATCTGATGATGGCGGCGACGCTTGCGGAGGGGCGGACCGTGATCGAGAATGCGGCCCGCGAGCCCGAAGTCGTCGATCTCGCCAACTGCCTCAATGCAATGGGGGCGCAGGTCAGCGGTGCCGGTAGCGATACGATCGTCATCGAGGGCGTCGAGCGGTTGCAGGGCGCACGCTATGACGTGCTGCCCGATCGCATCGAGACCGGTACGTTTCTGGTGGCGGCTGCAATGACCGGCGGTCGGGTCAATCTGCGCAATACCGCGCCTCACTTGCTGGATGCGGTGATCGCCAAGCTCCGTGAGAGTGGTGCCGACATAACCGTGGGTGACGACTGGGTTCATCTGGACATGGCCGGGCGCCGGCCGCGGGCCGTCACCGTGCGGACCGCACCCTACCCGGCCTATCCGACGGATATGCAGGCCCAGATATGCGCGCTCAACGCCGTCGCCGACGGGGTGGGGATGGTGACGGAGACGGTCTTCGAGAACCGGTTCATGCATGTCCAGGAAATCCAGCGCATGGGGGCGGATATCCGCCTGGAAGGGCATACCGCCATCAGCAATGGCGTCAAGCGCCTCACCGGCGCACCCGTGATGGCGACGGATCTACGCGCCTCGGCGAGTCTGGTGCTCGCCGGACTGGTGAGCGAGGGCGACACCCTCGTCGATCGGATTTATCACATCGATCGCGGCTACGAATGCATCGAGGAGAAACTGGCGCAGTTGGGCGCCGATATCCGCCGTATGCCGGGAAACAGCGGACCGACTCATGACTGA
- the hisG gene encoding ATP phosphoribosyltransferase, translating to MTEKLTLALSKGRILDQTLPLLSPLGIEPLEDPEESRNLVLPTTNASVRLIIVRATDVPTYVAYGGADLGVAGKDVLMEQGGHGLYEPVDLGIARCRLMVAGHPDVSLTGRRLRVATKFVNITRRYFADKGRQVDLIKLYGSMELAPLVGLSDLIVDLVDTGNTLRANGLEPLEHIADISSRLVVNKASMKLRHRELKPLIGRIAETANERAQR from the coding sequence ATGACTGAAAAGCTCACGCTGGCCCTCTCGAAGGGACGCATCCTCGACCAGACGCTGCCCCTGCTCAGCCCTCTCGGCATCGAACCGCTGGAGGACCCGGAGGAGAGTCGCAACCTGGTGTTGCCAACCACTAATGCCTCGGTGCGACTGATCATCGTCCGCGCGACAGATGTGCCCACCTACGTCGCCTATGGCGGTGCCGATCTCGGGGTGGCCGGCAAGGATGTGCTCATGGAGCAGGGTGGTCACGGGCTCTATGAGCCGGTGGATCTCGGCATTGCCCGCTGCCGCCTGATGGTGGCGGGACATCCGGATGTCTCGCTGACGGGGCGGCGCCTCCGGGTAGCGACCAAGTTCGTCAATATCACCCGGCGGTATTTCGCCGACAAGGGGCGTCAGGTCGATCTTATAAAGCTCTACGGATCGATGGAGCTGGCACCCCTGGTGGGGCTGTCGGATCTCATTGTCGATCTGGTCGACACCGGCAATACGCTCCGCGCCAATGGCCTGGAGCCCCTCGAACATATCGCGGATATCAGCTCTCGACTGGTGGTCAACAAGGCATCGATGAAACTCAGACACCGCGAACTCAAACCACTGATCGGCCGGATTGCCGAGACAGCGAACGAACGCGCCCAAAGGTGA
- the hisD gene encoding histidinol dehydrogenase: MLDIQRLSTTQPDFDEQLTALTDWEDGATHGVESAVADILTAVRERGDEALRHYSEKLDGLAVDAVSELEVDAAGCQAALEGLDAADRDALETAAARIRHYHLHQRQSDWEKTDPDGSRLGQQIRPLERVGIYVPGGKAAYPSSVLMNAIPAHVAGVNEIVMVAPAPGGHIAPMVLAAAAVAGVDRLFLLGGAQAVAALAYGTETVPAVDKIVGPGNAYVAEAKRRVFGHVGIDMVAGPSEILIVCDGQTDPEWIAMDLFSQAEHDEDARALLICPEARYLDDVQAAMERLLPEMERSEIIRASLARRGALICVRDLAEAAKVANLIAPEHLELSVVEPERLAAAIHHAGAIFLGRYTPEAFGDYCAGPSHVLPTSRTARFASPLGVYDFCKTTSIVQCTPEGAAVLGPVAARLARSEGLTAHARSAELRFDH; the protein is encoded by the coding sequence ATGTTGGATATACAACGTCTCAGCACGACTCAGCCCGACTTCGACGAGCAGCTCACGGCCCTGACCGACTGGGAAGACGGGGCCACGCATGGCGTCGAGTCGGCTGTGGCCGATATCCTCACCGCCGTTCGTGAACGGGGCGACGAGGCGCTGCGCCACTACAGCGAAAAACTCGATGGTCTGGCGGTGGACGCCGTCAGCGAACTCGAGGTCGACGCTGCCGGCTGCCAGGCAGCGCTCGAGGGCCTGGATGCAGCCGATCGCGACGCCCTCGAGACGGCCGCTGCACGGATCCGCCACTATCATCTCCATCAGCGTCAGAGCGACTGGGAGAAGACCGATCCGGATGGGAGTCGGCTGGGCCAGCAGATCCGCCCACTCGAGCGGGTCGGTATCTATGTCCCCGGGGGTAAGGCCGCCTACCCGTCGTCGGTGCTCATGAATGCCATCCCGGCGCATGTGGCCGGGGTTAACGAGATCGTCATGGTGGCGCCGGCGCCCGGTGGCCACATCGCCCCCATGGTACTTGCCGCCGCCGCGGTCGCCGGCGTCGATCGACTGTTCCTGCTCGGCGGTGCGCAGGCGGTCGCTGCGTTGGCCTACGGGACCGAGACGGTCCCTGCCGTGGACAAGATCGTCGGCCCGGGTAATGCCTATGTCGCCGAGGCCAAGCGCCGGGTCTTCGGGCATGTCGGCATCGATATGGTGGCGGGGCCGTCCGAAATCCTCATCGTCTGTGACGGCCAGACCGATCCGGAGTGGATCGCGATGGACTTGTTCTCGCAGGCGGAGCACGACGAGGATGCGCGGGCTCTGCTGATTTGCCCGGAGGCACGCTATCTCGATGACGTTCAGGCGGCGATGGAGCGTCTGCTCCCGGAAATGGAGCGTTCCGAGATCATCCGTGCGTCGCTGGCGCGCCGGGGCGCGCTGATCTGCGTGCGGGATCTGGCGGAGGCGGCCAAGGTAGCCAACCTGATCGCGCCGGAGCACCTCGAGCTGTCCGTGGTGGAACCGGAGCGGCTGGCCGCCGCCATCCATCATGCAGGCGCCATTTTCCTCGGCCGGTACACGCCAGAGGCGTTCGGCGATTACTGCGCAGGGCCCAGCCACGTGCTGCCGACGTCACGCACGGCCCGATTCGCCTCGCCGCTCGGCGTCTACGACTTTTGCAAGACAACCAGTATCGTTCAGTGTACGCCCGAGGGTGCTGCAGTGCTGGGGCCGGTTGCGGCACGGCTCGCCCGTAGCGAGGGGCTCACGGCCCATGCACGCTCCGCCGAGCTCCGCTTCGATCACTGA